The Novosphingobium kaempferiae genome includes a window with the following:
- the rimP gene encoding ribosome maturation protein RimP — MVDIARLTEVIEPEVNALGFDLVRVRIFGKSEVGDDEIALQIMAEDPKTGQLVLDDCAALSHRISDRMDALEEAGEVLIEEAYRLEVSSPGIDRPLTRPKDYARWAGHEAKVNLVNPVEGNRKGLHGNLVGIAGETGSEVVTLEDKKSGQVSFPLADIQSARLILTDRLIAASRPLDTSGADDILEEQED; from the coding sequence TTGGTCGATATCGCACGCCTTACCGAAGTCATCGAGCCGGAGGTCAACGCCCTGGGCTTCGATCTCGTGCGCGTGCGCATCTTCGGCAAGAGCGAAGTCGGTGACGACGAGATCGCGCTCCAGATCATGGCCGAGGATCCGAAGACAGGCCAGCTCGTGCTCGACGATTGCGCGGCCCTGTCGCACCGCATCTCCGATCGCATGGATGCGCTCGAGGAAGCGGGTGAGGTGCTGATCGAGGAGGCGTATCGTCTCGAAGTCAGCTCGCCCGGCATCGACCGTCCGCTGACCCGCCCCAAGGACTACGCCAGGTGGGCGGGCCATGAGGCGAAGGTCAATCTCGTCAATCCCGTGGAAGGCAACCGCAAGGGCCTGCACGGAAACCTCGTCGGTATCGCCGGCGAGACTGGCAGCGAAGTGGTCACGCTGGAGGACAAGAAGTCCGGTCAGGTGTCCTTCCCGCTCGCAGACATTCAATCGGCCCGCCTGATCCTGACGGACAGGCTGATCGCGGCAAGCCGCCCGCTGGATACCAGCGGTGCGGACGACATTCTTGAGGAACAGGAAGACTAA
- a CDS encoding acyltransferase family protein, with amino-acid sequence MELFMPEIGVLARNETVSSKGASEMPARSSLLGVDLLRHVLTIAVIYQHMMSRSRYSEGVADALDYWVPLVDGAVACFFMLSGYFSRPGLTGARVIVTARRLLVPYFLFCLVYAVLLAALGKLSAVEAVERTFTFAGVGPQLYFLPYLFAVSVVVTSVIDRIPSGLERPLTGVLILVLFLAYLALPTERSTGPEFRLLALYALAYALGVYRARNAGKPECLAAIVIAGLALILLPWQQREWDLALIVLLVEVALRGSTLIGRTGRLPGSGGIYLLHTPILNYGISVVLLKFGVGEVANVVLALALTYLIALAITLGVIHAMPRLRPYLLE; translated from the coding sequence GTGGAGCTGTTCATGCCGGAAATTGGTGTGCTTGCGCGGAATGAGACGGTTTCGTCGAAGGGGGCGTCAGAAATGCCAGCCCGTTCGTCGTTGCTTGGAGTGGACCTGCTGCGTCATGTTCTGACGATTGCGGTGATCTACCAGCACATGATGTCACGTTCGCGGTATTCGGAAGGCGTAGCCGACGCACTGGATTACTGGGTTCCGTTGGTCGATGGAGCCGTGGCGTGCTTCTTCATGCTGTCGGGATATTTCTCACGGCCCGGACTGACGGGTGCCCGTGTCATTGTGACGGCCCGGCGTTTGCTGGTGCCCTATTTTCTGTTTTGCCTCGTTTACGCAGTCCTGTTGGCGGCTCTTGGCAAATTGAGTGCTGTGGAGGCTGTCGAACGGACGTTCACGTTTGCCGGGGTCGGGCCGCAACTTTATTTTCTCCCTTATCTGTTTGCGGTGTCTGTCGTTGTCACGAGTGTTATCGACCGTATTCCGTCCGGCCTTGAGAGGCCCCTGACGGGCGTGCTGATCCTGGTTCTGTTTTTGGCATATCTCGCTTTGCCAACCGAGCGGTCGACCGGACCTGAATTCCGTCTTCTGGCTCTGTATGCTCTGGCTTACGCACTGGGAGTCTATCGGGCGAGAAATGCCGGCAAGCCAGAGTGTCTGGCGGCGATTGTGATCGCTGGCCTGGCGTTGATCCTCCTGCCGTGGCAGCAACGTGAATGGGATCTGGCGCTGATCGTTCTGCTCGTCGAAGTCGCTCTTCGAGGATCGACATTGATCGGTCGGACTGGTCGATTGCCTGGGAGCGGGGGCATTTACCTGCTTCATACGCCAATCCTGAATTACGGCATTTCGGTCGTCCTGCTTAAATTTGGTGTCGGCGAAGTGGCCAACGTGGTCCTGGCCCTGGCGTTGACCTATCTGATCGCTCTCGCAATCACGCTAGGCGTCATCCACGCGATGCCTCGTTTACGTCCTTATCTGCTGGAATGA